The sequence GGGAAACACCCCTGGCTCTCCGTCCATCGAGATGGGCTGTACTTCATGCCGCACATCGAGGGCGTTGCGGTGCGCGTGTACCGCGGTCCGGCCGACAAACCCTCGCAGCGGCACCTCGAGGCCGCGCGCAGCGAGCACGGTCGCCGCGCGGAGTCGCGACAGATGGCCTTCTCGTTCATGGGGGGAGAAACCGAGCCGGATGGCCCGTGGTTCTGGATGATGGCCGTCGAGACGGACGTCGAGGGGAGGGCGCTCCGCGCCGTGTTCTTCCAGGCCAACGAGGCCGGCGGGACCCGGCACGCATGGGAGGCCCCGGTCGAGAGCGTGTCCGCTGCGCCTGCGCCTGCGCCAGAGCCTGGAGACAAGCCGGCGCGCCCGGCGCGCCCGCGCCCGGCCCAGGGCCAGCAGGCGAAGGACGCGCCCGCGTCGCGCGACGGACGGCCGTTGTTCCGCGCGCAGACCATGACCCTTCCGCTCGTGTCGCAGCCGAGCTGACCGCCGCCGAAAGAGGCGGATCTGCCGGTGCGGATCTGCCGGTAATGAGTGCTGTCCAACAGCGGTGAGCCACCGGCGCGACACCCGCGCAGGAGCCCGGCTACACCGGCATTCCCATCGTCCGGCGGAGCGCGTCGAACTCCTCGGTGAAGCGCCCGTTCCGGCCTCGCAGAACGAGCGGCGGCTCGTCGTGGCACGACGTCACGGCCTCGGCGCGGCGCAGGGCATAGACCGAGAACAGGGCCACCTTGCCGTCCTTGGGGACGACGTCGCGCCACGCCTCGAGCGCGAGCCCCGCCGCAGCCGCCGCCGCCTCGACGCGAGGCCGCTGCCGCGCCGCCGCGCAGGCCACGAACGGCGCGCCGGGAGCGAGCAGCCGCGCGGCCGCGAGGCAGTAGTCCTCCACGCCGCCGCGGTGCTCGAAGCGGCACGGCCCGCACTGGACCCGACCGGATTCGATGCCGGTGCCGACCGGCAGGTACGGCGGCGTCCCCGTCACGAGGTCCGCAGGCGCGAGCCCGTCGAGCACCGCCGGATCGCGCAGGTCCCCCCACCGGACCTCGCCGCGTGCGTCGACGCCGTTCCACGCGACCGAGCGCCGCGCCATCGAGGCGCTCACCTCCTGCGCCTCCACGCCCGCGCAGCGCGCGTCCGGGAAGCGCCACGCGGTGAACAGGAGCACCGTGCCGATGCCGCAGCCCAGGTCGACCGTGCGGAGCGGGGGCGCGTGCGCCACCCGCTCGGCCGCGAACCAGGCGGTCACGAGGTCGTCGGCCGACCAGCGGTGCCCGTCGAGCCGCTGCAGGATCCGGAAGTCGCCCGACAGATAGCAGAGGTCCTCGCCGGGGCCGGGCCAGACGTCCGGGCGATCCGGCGTCGCCGGCTGCGGCCCGGGGACGACCCACCCGGGCGGCCGGCGCGCAGGGCGCACGACCCCGCCGCGCGGCGCGAGGGACGGCTGGACATCAGGGGGAGCGATCATCGACCCCATGTACCACGCCCCTGCGGCGCCAGGGGCGCGCGCCATCCCCCTCGAACGCGCGGCCCCGCGTGGAGCGCGGCGGCCCCGCGGCTTCAGCGGTTCGCGCAGCGATCCTCGAGCGAGGGATCATCGCAGAAGAGGCACGGGATGGTCTCGCAGTCCAGCGGAGGGCA comes from Sorangium aterium and encodes:
- a CDS encoding tRNA1(Val) (adenine(37)-N6)-methyltransferase; this encodes MIAPPDVQPSLAPRGGVVRPARRPPGWVVPGPQPATPDRPDVWPGPGEDLCYLSGDFRILQRLDGHRWSADDLVTAWFAAERVAHAPPLRTVDLGCGIGTVLLFTAWRFPDARCAGVEAQEVSASMARRSVAWNGVDARGEVRWGDLRDPAVLDGLAPADLVTGTPPYLPVGTGIESGRVQCGPCRFEHRGGVEDYCLAAARLLAPGAPFVACAAARQRPRVEAAAAAAGLALEAWRDVVPKDGKVALFSVYALRRAEAVTSCHDEPPLVLRGRNGRFTEEFDALRRTMGMPV